Proteins from one Camelina sativa cultivar DH55 chromosome 8, Cs, whole genome shotgun sequence genomic window:
- the LOC104706305 gene encoding protein DETOXIFICATION 52 codes for METTNITSRTNLLSKIDLEKQNTTPIFPTITELKTEAKSLFSLAFPTILAALIVYARSAISMLFLGHIGELELAGGSLAIAFANITGYSVLSGLALGMDPLCSQAFGAGKPKLLSLTLQRTVLFLLTSSLAILALWLNLGKIMIYLHQNPTISSLAQTYILCSIPDLLTNSFLHPLRIYLRAQGITTPLTIATLAGTILHIPFNFILVSYLGWGFMGVSMAAAASNLVVVIFLVSHVWIAGLHLPTWTRPSSECFKDWGPLISLAIPSCVGLCLEWWWYEIMTVLCGLLINPSTPVAAMGVLIQTTSLLYIFPSSLGLAVSTRVGNELGSNRPNTARLSAIVAVSFAGVMGMTASAFAWGVSDVWGRIFTNDVDIITLTAAALPILGLCELGNCPQTVGCGVVRGTARPSKAANINLGAFYLVGTPVAVGLTFWAGYGFCGLWLGLFAAQMSCASMMLYVVATTDWEKEATRARKLTCAENVDVVITTQTSGDLSDPLIYVVTVATD; via the coding sequence ATGGAAACCACAAACATCACCAGTCGCACAAATCTTCTTTCGAAGATAGATCTGGAAAAGCAAAACACTACCCCCATTTTCCCGACAATCACTGAGCTTAAAACAGAAGCGAAGTCTCTCTTCTCCTTAGCCTTCCCAACAATCCTTGCCGCCCTCATCGTCTACGCTCGCTCTGCCATCTCGATGCTCTTCCTCGGCCATATCGGTGAACTAGAGCTCGCTGGTGGATCCCTAGCCATTGCCTTTGCCAACATCACTGGCTACTCCGTTCTCTCAGGCCTTGCACTCGGCATGGATCCACTCTGTTCACAAGCCTTTGGAGCCGGCAAGCCGAAACTCCTCTCTCTAACTCTCCAACGAACCGTACTTTTCTTACTCACAAGTTCGCTAGCGATCCTCGCTCTATGGCTCAACTTGGGGAAGATCATGATCTATCTTCATCAAAATCCAACTATCTCATCGTTGGCCCAAACATATATCCTATGCTCTATTCCTGATTTGCTTACCAATTCATTTCTTCACCCTCTACGTATATACCTTCGAGCACAAGGTATCACAACCCCGCTAACCATCGCAACACTAGCCGGCACCATCTTGCACATACCCTTCAATTTCATCCTCGTTTCTTACCTCGGATGGGGTTTCATGGGTGTTTCAATGGCCGCAGCCGCTTCAAATCTTGTTGTTGTCATTTTCCTCGTGTCGCACGTTTGGATCGCAGGTCTACACCTGCCAACGTGGACTCGCCCCAGCTCGGAATGTTTCAAAGACTGGGGGCCACTGATCAGCTTAGCCATACCTAGCTGTGTCGGGTTATGCCTAGAGTGGTGGTGGTACGAGATCATGACTGTTCTATGTGGTTTGCTCATAAACCCTAGTACTCCAGTGGCAGCAATGGGCGTTCTTATCCAAACAACGTCTTTGCTTTACATTTTCCCGTCGTCTCTAGGGCTTGCGGTCTCCACCCGCGTAGGTAATGAACTCGGGTCAAACCGCCCGAACACGGCTAGGTTATCAGCCATAGTGGCGGTTTCCTTTGCTGGGGTAATGGGTATGACGGCGTCTGCGTTTGCTTGGGGCGTCAGCGATGTTTGGGGACGGATCTTCACAAACGACGTTGACATCATCACATTAACCGCGGCTGCGCTGCCAATTCTTGGACTCTGCGAGCTCGGGAACTGCCCGCAAACAGTAGGTTGTGGGGTTGTTAGAGGCACCGCGCGGCCATCCAAGGCGGCCAACATAAATCTAGGAGCGTTTTACCTCGTTGGAACACCTGTAGCCGTTGGGTTAACGTTTTGGGCCGGATATGGATTTTGCGGACTTTGGTTAGGTCTTTTCGCGGCTCAGATGAGTTGTGCTTCCATGATGCTTTATGTCGTGGCTACTACGGACTGGGAGAAAGAAGCTACGAGAGCCAGAAAGCTAACGTGCGCAGAAAACGTTGATGTGGTAATAACAACGCAAACGAGCGGAGACTTATCGGATCCATTAATTTACGTTGTCACTGTCGCTACTGACTGA
- the LOC104706307 gene encoding pseudo histidine-containing phosphotransfer protein 2, whose protein sequence is MVIKSLHLQVQEMRQSFFDEGARADRGTHDYQMHSSVTKQQRQASDNNIFVIYIGAIKVFEELKKANTFLQAGNIEGIKAALRDIKKEHSELRAKFETYFQLMRQAGPTDVAVNSS, encoded by the exons ATGGTGATCAAATCTCTGCATCTACAAGTTCAAGAGATGAGACAATCTTTCTTTGACGAG GGAGCGAGAGCCGATAGAGGTACCCATGATTACCAAATGCATTCTTCGGTTACAAAGCAGCAGCGCCAGGCTAGtgacaataatatttttgtaatcta CATCGGCGCTATCAAAGTTTTTGAGGAACTTAAGAAAGCCAACACATTTCTACAAGCTGGCAACATAGAAGG aataaaAGCAGCATTACGTGATATTAAGAAAGAGCACAGTGAACTCCGGGCAAAGTTTGAGACTTATTTCCag TTGATGAGACAAGCTGGTCCAACAGATGTAGCTGTGAATTCAAGTTGA
- the LOC104706308 gene encoding probable pectinesterase 53 isoform X2 has protein sequence MLKFNSTKAPNLFLLLLLLLVILLCSTQTQCHTKGLRLRPRNQKNVNTTNDRTQNPEDEFMKWVRFVGSLKHSVFKAAKNKLFPSYTLTVHKKSNKGDFTKIQDAIDSLPLINLVRVVIKVHAGVYKEKVNIPPMKAFITIEGEGAEKTIVEWGDTAQTPDSKGNPMGTFNSASFAVNSPFFVAKNVTFKNTTPVPLPGAIGKQAVALRVSADNAAFFGCKMLGAQDTLYDHLGRHYYKDCYIEGSVDFIFGNALSLYEGCHVHAIADKLGAVTAQGRSSVLEDTGFSFVKCKVTGTGVLYLGRAWGPFSRVVFAYTYMENIILPRGWYNWGDPSREMTVFYGQYKCTGAGANYAGRVAWARELTDEEAKPFISLTFIDGSEWIKL, from the exons ATGCTCAAATTCAATTCAACCAAAGCTCCCAATttatttcttctccttctcctccttctcgtTATCCTTCTTTGTTCAACGCAAACACAATGCCACACCAAAGGTCTACGGTTACGACCAAGAAACCAGAAGAATGTGAACACGACGAATGATCGGACACAAAACCCGGAAGATGAGTTCATGAAATGGGTGAGATTTGTTGGGAGCCTTAAACACTCAGTGTTCAAAGCCGCCAAGAACAAACTCTTCCCTTCTTATACACTTACTGTCCATAAGAAATCCAATAAAGGTGACTTCACTAAAATCCAAGACGCGATTGATTCTCTCCCTCTCATTAACCTTGTTCGTGTCGTCATCAAAGTTCATGCCGGAGTTTACAA AGAGAAGGTGAACATACCTCCAATGAAGGCATTCATAACAATAGAAGGGGAAGGAGCAGAGAAGACAATAGTGGAATGGGGAGATACAGCACAAACACCTGACTCAAAAGGCAACCCCATGGGGACCTTCAACTCTGCCTCTTTTGCCGTCAATTCTCCTTTCTTTGTCGCCAAGAACGTCACTTTCAAA aacACGACCCCGGTCCCCTTGCCGGGCGCAATTGGAAAACAGGCAGTGGCATTGAGGGTGTCGGCAGACAATGCAGCTTTCTTCGGGTGTAAAATGCTTGGTGCTCAAGACACTCTCTATGATCATTTGGGAAGACATTATTACAAAGACTGTTACATCGAGGGATCTGTTGACTTTATTTTTGGCAATGCCCTTTCTCTCTATGAG GGGTGTCACGTGCATGCGATAGCGGATAAGCTAGGAGCAGTGACGGCACAGGGGAGGAGCAGTGTGCTAGAGGACACCGGATTCTCGTTCGTGAAGTGTAAGGTGACAGGGACAGGTGTATTATACCTTGGGAGGGCATGGGGTCCCTTCTCAAGAGTCGTCTTTGCTTACACCTATATGGAAAACATCATCCTCCCTAGAGGCTGGTACAATTGGGGCGACCCTTCCCGTGAGAT GACGGTGTTCTATGGGCAGTACAAGTGCACGGGAGCAGGAGCAAACTATGCAGGGAGGGTGGCTTGGGCAAGAGAGCTCACTGACGAAGAAGCTAAGCCTTTTATATCTCTTACCTTCATAGACGGCTCTGAATGGATCAAACTCTAA
- the LOC104706311 gene encoding probable glutamate carboxypeptidase 2: MMSKSTALAFIIAALSYSFLFSSSPKHHYHELFLSASFSDNASVALNLRTLTRRPHVAGTAANAEAAEYVRSVFTSSSLKSHVVAYQVSLTYPFHRSLVLTPTESANPITLELEQEQVGDSPYADEVMPTFHGYAKSGNVSGPVVYANYGRVEDFVRLKKEMGVNVSGAVVIARYGQIYRGDIVQNAYEAGAVGVVIYTDKRDYGGDEWFPESRRMPPSGVQVGTVYNGLGDPTTPGWASVEGCERLSDEAVELSGDAPLIPSLPVSAADAEVILKTVFGDVADGDVYPVGPGPGILNLSYTGETVIAKIENVIGVVQGEEEPDRYVILGNHRDAWTYGAVDPNSGTAVLLEIAQRLDKLQKRGWKPRRTIILCNWDAEEYALIGSTEWVEENREMLSSRAVAYMNVDCAVSGPGFHASTTPQLDELIKLAAQEVQDPDNATQTIYDSWIGSGNSVVIGRLGGTGSDYASFVQHVGVSAVDMRFGGGYPVYHSIYDDFTWMEKFGDPMFQRHVAMASVFGLVALRLADEEVLPFNYITYASELKKSAEDLEKLGHTIDVSPLIKSIEDLSTSAQGINKEKEGIKGALKVREINDRLMMAERAMTDRDGLSERPWYKHLVYGPSKYDDYGSKSFPGVDDAIENAKKLNTKASWENVQHQIWRVSRAVRQASLVLKGELR; encoded by the exons ATGATGTCCAAGTCAACAGCTCTCGCCTTCATAATCGCTGCTTTATCTTActccttcctcttctcttcttcaccaaaacaTCATTACCACGAACTCTTCCTCTCCGCTTCCTTCTCCGACAACGCTTCAGTTGCTTTAAACCTCCGTACCCTCACGCGCCGCCCTCATGTAGCCGGTACAGCGGCCAACGCTGAGGCCGCTGAGTATGTTCGCTCTGTTTTCACCTCTTCTTCACTCAAATCACACGTCGTTGCTTACCAAGTATCCTTAACTTACCCATTTCATCGCTCTTTGGTACTAACGCCAACAGAATCAGCAAACCCTATCACTTTAGAGTTGGAACAAGAACAAGTTGGAGACAGTCCTTATGCAGATGAAGTGATGCCTACTTTTCATGGATACGCTAAGTCAGGTAACGTCTCAGGACCAGTGGTTTATGCAAACTACGGACGAGTAGAAGATTTCGTGAGACTCAAGAAAGAGATGGGCGTGAATGTCTCTGGAGCCGTTGTGATTGCGAGGTACGGTCAGATTTACAGAGGAGACATTGTACAGAACGCGTATGAGGCTGGAGCTGTAGGTGTTGTGATATACACTGACAAGAGAGATTACGGCGGAGATGAGTGGTTTCCGGAGAGTAGAAGGATGCCACCGAGTGGTGTTCAGGTTGGTACTGTTTATAATGGGTTGGGTGATCCAACGACTCCTGGGTGGGCTAGTGTTGAAGGGTGTGAGAGATTATCTGATGAGGCTGTTGAGTTGAGCGGTGATGCGCCTCTTATACCTTCCTTGCCTGTTTCTGCAGCTGATGCAGAAGTGATTTTGAAGACTGTTTTTGGAGATGTTGCTGATGGAGATGTTTATCCAGTTGGACCTGGACCTGGGATCTTGAACCTGAGTTATACT GGGGAAACTGTTATAGCCAAGATTGAGAATGTTATTGGAGTGgttcaaggagaagaagagccTGATAG ATATGTGATTCTTGGAAACCATCGAGACGCTTGGACTTACGGAGCTGTTGATCCGAACAGTGGGACTGCGGTGCTTTTGGAG ATTGCACAAAGACTAGATAAGCTGCAGAAACGAGGATGGAAGCCTAGACGAACGATTATTCTGTGCAATTGGGATGCTGAGGAGTATGCCCTG attGGGTCTACAGAATGGgtagaagaaaacagagagatgCTAAGTTCAAGAGCAGTGGCCTACATGAATGTAGACTGTGCGGTATCTGGCCCCGGGTTTCATGCCTCTACAACTCCACAACTCGATGAACTGATAAAACTAGCGGCTCAAGAG GTCCAGGATCCAGATAACGCAACACAAACAATCTACGATTCGTGGATAGGATCAGGAAACTCTGTTGTG ATCGGAAGATTAGGGGGCACAGGATCAGATTACGCATCATTTGTGCAACATGTTGGCGTTTCAGCAGTTGACATGCGTTTTGGAGGAG GCTATCCAGTGTATCACTCCATCTATGATGACTTCACTTGGATGGAAAAATTTGGAGACCCGATGTTTCAGCGACATGTCGCAATGGCTAGTGTATTTGGTTTGGTCGCTCTTCGGTTAGCAGACGAGGAAGTCTTACCATTCAACTATATCACCTATGCATCAGAACTCAAG AAAAGTGCGGAAGATTTGGAGAAGCTAGGCCATACCATAGATGTTTCTCCGTTAATCAAATCTATCGAAGATCTATCTACGTCTGCACAAGggataaataaagagaaagag GGAATTAAAGGAGCTCTAAAAGTGAGAGAGATAAATGACAGATTAATGATGGCGGAGAGAGCTATGACAGACCGAGATGGACTGTCGGAAAGACCATGGTACAAGCATTTGGTATACGGACCATCCAAGTACGATGACTACGGTTCAAAATCATTCCCTGGAGTTGATGATGCAATCGAGAATGCAAAGAAGCTAAACACAAAAGCATCTTGGGAAAATGTTCAACACCAGATATGGAGAGTCTCTAGAGCTGTAAGACAAGCATCACTTGTTTTAAAAGGTGAACTGAGATGA
- the LOC104706310 gene encoding protein sym-1, which yields MLNPITLTRKPPLPFNSLGFSGNHTSYFGRRTRTEAGSSRALSFGYNNVGSLNSGRSYWSGRSGTGFGHMGRVSSVSGGSSGGSGGLGGSGGGGSGGGGDSEGSGGNGKKWSFLSWYLALLSDSPVLTKAVTSALLTLIGDLICQLTIDKTSSLDKKRTLTFTVLGLGLVGPALHFWYLYLSKVVTASGLSGAVIRLLLDQFVFAPIFVGVFLSAVVTLEGKPSNVIPKLQQEWTGAVLANWQLWIPFQFLNFRFVPQNFQVLASNVVALAWNVILSFKAHKEVVAK from the exons ATGCTTAACCCCATCACTTTAACCCGGAAACCACCACTCCCCTTCAATTCTCTTGGGTTTTCCGGTAATCACACTTCGTATTTTGGTAGAAGGACTCGAACTGAAGCTGGTTCGAGCAGGGCTCTTTCGTTTGGGTACAACAATGTTGGTTCACTGAATTCTGGTCGTAGCTATTGGTCTGGACGTTCCGGGACTGGGTTTGGGCATATGGGTCGGGTCTCTTCAGTCTCAGGTGGAAGTTCAGGTGGCTCCGGCGGGTTAGGTGGTTCAGGTGGTGGTGGTTCCGGCGGTGGAGGTGACAGTGAAGGTAGCGGCGGAAACGGGAAGAAGTGGTCATTCCTCTCATG GTACCTGGCTCTTCTCTCAGATTCTCCTGTTTTGACCAAAGCTGTGACCTCAGCACTTTTGACTCTCATTGGAGATTTGATCTGTCAG CTTACAATCGATAAGACCTCATCGCTGGACAAGAAGAGGACACTCACGTTCACTGTCTTGGGCTTAGGGCTCGTCGGTCCAGCATTGCATTTCTG GTATTTGTACTTGAGCAAAGTGGTGACAGCTTCCGGATTATCAGGCGCAGTTATACGACTCTTACTGGATCAG TTTGTTTTTGCTCCTATTTTTGTTGGAGTTTTCTTATCAGCTGTTGTGACACTCGAAGGAAAACCATCAAATGTCATACCGAAGTTACAGCAG GAGTGGACTGGTGCAGTGCTAGCAAATTGGCAGCTATGGATACCATTTCAGTTTCTTAACTTCAGATTTGTTCCACAGAACTTCCAG GTGCTCGCTTCAAACGTAGTGGCTTTGGCTTGGAATGTGATTCTATCATTCAAAGCTCACAAAGAAGTTGTTGCAAAATAG
- the LOC104706309 gene encoding mitochondrial dicarboxylate/tricarboxylate transporter DTC: protein MAEEKKAPIGVWTTIKPFVNGGTSGMLATCVIQPIDMIKVRIQLGQGSAASVTTTMLKNEGFGAFYKGLSAGLLRQATYTTARLGSFKLLTAKASEANDGKPLPLYQKALCGLTAGAIGATVGSPADLALIRMQADNTLPLAQRRNYTNAFHALYRISADEGVLALWKGCGPTVVRAMALNMGMLASYDQTAEYMRDNIGLGETSTVVGASAVSGLCAAACSLPFDFVKTQIQKMQPHAQGKYPYTGSLDCAMKTLKAGGPLKFYTGFPVYCVRIAPHVMMTWIFLNQITKFQKTIGL, encoded by the exons atggcggAAGAGAAGAAAGCTCCGATTGGTGTCTGGACTACTATCAAGCCATTCGTTAATGGCGGTACCTCTGGTATGCTCGCTACTTGCGTCATCCAGCCGATCGATATGATCAAG GTGAGGATTCAACTAGGTCAGGGATCTGCCGCCAGTGTTACCACGACTATGTTGAAGAATGAGGGTTTTGGTGCCTTTTACAAG GGGTTATCTGCTGGTTTGTTGAGGCAAGCAACTTACACCACTGCCCGTCTTGGATCATTCAA GTTGCTGACTGCAAAGGCAAGTGAGGCTAACGATGGAAAGCCACTACCGCTGTATCAGAAGGCTCTATGTGGCCTTACAGCTGGTGCTATTGGTGCTACCGTTGGTAGTCCAGCCGATCTAGCACTTATCAGAATGCAAGCTGACAATACTTTGCCGTTAGCTCAGCGCAGGAATTATACCAATGCCTTCCATGCGCTGTACCGTATTAGTGCTGATGAAGGAGTTTTAGCACTTTGGAAAGGTTGTGGGCCTACTGTGGTCAGAGCGATGGCTTTGAACATGGGAATGCTTGCATCTTATGATCAAACTGCTGAATACATGAGAGATAATATTGGTCTTGGGGAGACATCTACGGTTGTAG GAGCAAGTGCTGTTTCGGGATTATGCGCTGCGGCCTGCAGTCTGCCATTTGACTTTGTCAAAACTCAGATTCAGAAAATGCAACCGCATGCCCAGGGAAAATATCCGTACACAGGTTCGCTTGACTGTGCGATGAAAACCTTAAAGGCAGGAGGACCTTTGAAATTCTACACAGGTTTCCCTGTTTACTGTGTCAGGATCGCACCTCACGTCATG ATGACATGGATCTTCCTGAACCAGATTACCAAATTTCAAAAGACGATTGGTCTGTAA